From Streptomyces asiaticus, one genomic window encodes:
- a CDS encoding PspC domain-containing protein: MTEAPTVADEAEAASGSRLSQTPLRRSRDHKVISGVCGGLGRYCDLDPVIFRVVLSVLAVAGGLGLIVYGFCWLLIPFHGEDENEGRRLLSGRVEGPGLTAVLVALVGCGLFLSMLNNGGVMYFSFMLALAAAGAGYWSHHRRQAESVGAVDAATAQAVADAPPETKAPPTRGGPGPSWWRDPIVKDGTTGPLGAGAGSRTGYLWGPDDGPYDKREAKAERARRVPDRASIGGWAFLVAVAAAVVGARAGWSSQPLGTSLEIGFACALGVFGLALVIGSRWGRAGGGTVFLALLTSALLAGAAALPDAVTPDWARRTWAPTSVVSLRDGYELGGGVAELKLDRLPLEAGSSVSSRVEMGAGKLAVTVPRDARVRLDIEVGIGDIWLPGRQRDKHNVDIGPDRERRLTLEPVGGGKAVGTVSLKLEMGLGAVEVKRS, translated from the coding sequence ATGACCGAAGCACCCACCGTGGCGGACGAGGCCGAGGCCGCGTCCGGTTCCCGCCTGTCACAGACGCCTCTTCGGCGCAGTCGTGACCATAAGGTGATCTCGGGGGTCTGCGGAGGGCTCGGCCGCTACTGCGATCTGGACCCGGTGATCTTCCGGGTGGTGCTGTCGGTGCTGGCCGTCGCGGGCGGCCTCGGTCTGATCGTGTACGGATTCTGCTGGCTGCTGATCCCGTTCCACGGCGAGGACGAGAACGAGGGGCGCAGGCTGCTCTCGGGCCGGGTCGAGGGCCCCGGCCTTACGGCGGTCCTGGTGGCGCTGGTGGGCTGCGGGCTCTTCCTGTCGATGCTCAACAACGGCGGCGTCATGTACTTCTCGTTCATGCTCGCCCTCGCGGCGGCCGGTGCGGGCTATTGGTCGCACCACCGGCGGCAGGCGGAGAGCGTGGGCGCGGTGGACGCGGCCACGGCCCAGGCCGTCGCCGACGCGCCGCCCGAGACCAAGGCGCCGCCCACGCGCGGCGGCCCCGGCCCGTCCTGGTGGCGCGACCCGATCGTCAAGGACGGTACGACCGGGCCGCTCGGCGCCGGGGCCGGGTCGCGGACCGGCTATCTGTGGGGGCCGGACGACGGCCCGTACGACAAGCGGGAGGCGAAGGCGGAGCGGGCCCGCCGGGTGCCGGACCGGGCCTCGATCGGCGGCTGGGCCTTCCTGGTGGCGGTCGCCGCCGCCGTGGTGGGGGCGCGGGCGGGGTGGTCCTCGCAGCCGCTGGGCACCAGCCTCGAGATCGGGTTCGCCTGCGCGCTGGGGGTCTTCGGGCTCGCCCTCGTCATCGGCTCCCGCTGGGGGCGGGCCGGTGGCGGCACGGTCTTCCTCGCGCTGCTGACGAGCGCGCTGTTGGCGGGCGCGGCCGCCCTCCCCGACGCCGTCACCCCCGACTGGGCTCGGCGCACCTGGGCCCCGACCTCGGTGGTGTCGCTGCGCGACGGGTATGAGCTGGGCGGCGGTGTCGCCGAGTTGAAGCTGGACCGGCTGCCCCTGGAAGCGGGCAGCTCCGTCTCCAGCCGGGTGGAGATGGGCGCGGGCAAGCTGGCCGTGACGGTCCCGCGCGACGCCCGGGTGAGGCTGGACATCGAGGTCGGGATCGGCGACATCTGGCTGCCGGGCCGGCAGCGGGACAAGCACAACGTCGACATCGGCCCGGACCGGGAGCGCAGGCTCACCCTGGAGCCGGTGGGCGGCGGCAAGGCCGTGGGGACGGTCTCGCTGAAGCTGGAGATGGGGCTGGGTGCGGTGGAGGTGAAGCGCTCATGA
- a CDS encoding SDR family NAD(P)-dependent oxidoreductase — MNTPNTTPEATPRTPATGLLAGKVAFITGAGRGIGAAAARLFAREGARVLLAARTEAQLKSVTEEVRAAGGTADHVVCDLADPTSVRAAVDRAVELYGRLDVAFNNGATIQQPGPMDQLPQTDFDHVYAVNLRGPWLAMNAEVAAIRATAGTGAIVNNSSVGSLMGNPELPAYGAMKRAVNSLTESAAVTYGPEGIRVNAIAPGATLTEMVSAWEEESPGVVERITSHTPLRRAADPDEIAQAAAWLLSDRASYVTGVVLRVDGGLRA; from the coding sequence ATGAACACACCGAACACCACCCCCGAAGCCACGCCCCGCACCCCGGCCACCGGCCTCCTGGCCGGCAAGGTCGCCTTCATCACCGGCGCCGGGCGCGGCATCGGCGCCGCCGCGGCCCGCCTCTTCGCCCGGGAGGGCGCCCGGGTGCTGCTGGCGGCCCGTACGGAGGCCCAGCTCAAGTCGGTCACCGAGGAGGTCAGGGCGGCCGGCGGCACCGCGGATCACGTGGTGTGCGACCTGGCCGACCCGACGAGCGTCCGCGCCGCCGTCGACCGGGCCGTGGAGCTGTACGGCCGCCTCGACGTGGCGTTCAACAACGGCGCGACGATCCAGCAGCCGGGCCCGATGGACCAGTTGCCGCAGACCGACTTCGACCACGTCTACGCCGTCAACCTCCGCGGCCCCTGGCTGGCCATGAACGCCGAGGTCGCCGCCATCCGCGCCACCGCCGGAACCGGCGCCATCGTCAACAACTCCAGCGTCGGCAGCCTCATGGGCAACCCCGAACTCCCCGCCTACGGCGCCATGAAGCGCGCGGTCAACAGCCTCACCGAGTCCGCCGCCGTCACGTACGGCCCGGAGGGCATCCGCGTCAACGCCATCGCACCCGGTGCCACCCTTACCGAGATGGTCAGCGCATGGGAGGAGGAGTCCCCCGGCGTCGTCGAGCGGATCACCAGCCACACCCCACTCCGCCGCGCCGCCGACCCGGACGAGATCGCCCAGGCCGCGGCCTGGCTCCTCAGCGACCGCGCCTCGTATGTGACCGGCGTGGTCCTCCGGGTGGACGGCGGCCTCCGGGCCTGA
- a CDS encoding serine/threonine-protein kinase, giving the protein MSDEGHLIAGRYRLVEKIGRGGMGTVWRAEDELLGRQVAVKQLYVSPHLAEDELTTLHERTRREARSAARITHPNVVVVHDVVDHHGLPCIVMEYVPSTTLADLLKDGGRVSPDEAARIGRGMIAALRAAHAAGVLHRDVKPGNVLLGPEGRVVLTDFGIAMATGTSTLTKTGEVVGSIDYIAPERVRGRKPGPASDLWALGATLYQAVEGRPPFRKATAIETGYAIAVDPLDPPKRAGALTSLIERLLAKEPELRPTAEETERGLRLPASEPETTSLQTSPLDTTTTNPPIDATMNLSTRREHGTGTDRTTGPDANSAPNAATTPTPYHHTTHTPSTPHNATSAQHNPLNTSQTPSTPHASDPRIPSHPGTGNTPGAQHTPPTATPFTASAPSMTAQTPVPPPAPAPARKSRKAVWTAAATSLAVVAVAGGVYVFGLDHDNGGGNGGGSPATGNPSASPAKPYTPPSGYHIVKEKKFGFSLPIPDGWSRQEQNDPDGNTVDRTQEVRYLDPNGLAGFRINVLDFASGNQVQHFEDLEVAFKDKKEYPIYERLRLQETKYQGMPAAIWEFKFRGEVRMFRAIDLGFGNEGDKEYAIYLSAPDADWSTYRPIFDEVRDGFRIIK; this is encoded by the coding sequence GTGTCGGACGAAGGCCACCTGATAGCCGGACGTTACCGCCTGGTCGAGAAGATCGGCCGTGGTGGCATGGGCACGGTGTGGCGCGCCGAGGACGAACTGCTGGGCCGCCAGGTCGCGGTCAAGCAGCTCTATGTCTCTCCCCACCTCGCCGAGGACGAACTGACGACCCTGCACGAACGCACCCGCCGCGAGGCGCGCAGCGCGGCCCGCATCACCCACCCCAACGTGGTCGTGGTCCATGACGTGGTGGACCACCACGGACTGCCGTGCATCGTCATGGAGTACGTGCCCTCCACGACCCTCGCCGACCTGCTGAAGGACGGCGGACGGGTCTCGCCCGACGAGGCCGCCCGCATCGGCCGCGGCATGATCGCCGCGCTGCGCGCCGCGCACGCGGCCGGGGTGCTGCACCGGGACGTCAAGCCCGGCAATGTGCTGCTCGGCCCCGAAGGCCGGGTCGTCCTCACGGACTTCGGCATCGCCATGGCCACCGGCACCTCGACGCTGACCAAGACCGGCGAGGTGGTCGGCTCCATCGACTACATCGCGCCCGAGCGGGTCAGGGGCCGCAAACCCGGCCCCGCGTCGGACCTCTGGGCACTGGGGGCGACGCTCTATCAGGCGGTCGAGGGGCGGCCGCCGTTCCGCAAGGCCACGGCGATCGAGACGGGTTACGCGATCGCCGTCGATCCGCTGGATCCGCCCAAACGGGCGGGGGCGCTGACCTCGTTGATCGAGAGGCTGCTGGCCAAGGAGCCGGAGCTGCGGCCCACGGCCGAGGAGACCGAACGGGGGCTGCGGCTCCCGGCCTCGGAGCCCGAGACGACATCGCTCCAGACTTCGCCGCTCGACACGACCACCACGAATCCGCCGATCGACGCGACCATGAATCTGTCGACCCGGCGGGAGCACGGTACGGGCACGGACCGGACCACGGGCCCGGACGCGAACTCCGCGCCGAACGCGGCCACGACACCGACCCCGTATCACCACACGACCCACACACCGAGCACTCCGCACAACGCGACGAGCGCTCAGCACAACCCGCTGAACACTTCGCAGACTCCGAGCACACCGCACGCGTCGGACCCACGGATCCCCTCGCACCCGGGCACCGGGAACACGCCCGGCGCGCAGCACACCCCGCCCACGGCAACGCCGTTCACCGCGTCGGCGCCGTCCATGACCGCCCAGACGCCGGTGCCCCCGCCCGCTCCCGCTCCGGCGCGCAAGAGCCGTAAGGCGGTGTGGACCGCCGCGGCGACCTCCCTGGCGGTGGTGGCCGTGGCGGGCGGCGTCTATGTGTTCGGCCTCGACCACGACAACGGCGGGGGGAACGGCGGGGGGTCCCCCGCCACGGGCAATCCGTCGGCCTCCCCGGCCAAGCCGTACACCCCGCCGTCCGGCTACCACATCGTCAAGGAGAAGAAGTTCGGCTTCTCCCTCCCCATCCCCGACGGCTGGTCCCGCCAGGAGCAGAACGACCCCGACGGCAACACGGTCGACCGCACCCAGGAGGTCCGCTACCTCGACCCCAACGGGCTGGCCGGTTTCCGGATCAACGTCCTGGACTTCGCCTCCGGCAACCAGGTCCAGCACTTCGAGGACCTCGAGGTCGCGTTCAAGGACAAGAAGGAGTACCCGATCTACGAGCGGTTGCGGCTCCAGGAGACGAAGTACCAGGGCATGCCCGCCGCGATCTGGGAGTTCAAATTCCGCGGCGAGGTCCGGATGTTCCGCGCGATCGACCTCGGCTTCGGCAATGAGGGCGACAAGGAGTACGCGATCTACCTGAGCGCCCCGGACGCGGACTGGAGCACCTACCGGCCGATCTTCGACGAGGTCCGGGACGGCTTCCGCATCATCAAATGA
- a CDS encoding PspC domain-containing protein, producing MTPAVPPTAPEPPPRKLYRSAEGRLLGGVARGLAGHLGLPVLWVRIVFIALFMAEGFGALVYALFWFIVPLGVGGVETTAARPLTTVGPDGRRRILARRPERGQIIALVALFVGMGIFVQGFHLGRANTYIWPLLLIGAGVALFWRQADNARRAQWVELSRSKRVLPLARGATGVVLVAAGVSGIVVLQGSAKHLGAVLQAALAVLVGIALLAGPYVVRMTQDLSEERLMRIRAQERAEVAAHVHDSVLHTLTLIQRNAEDPREVARLARAQERELRAWLYRPEGTGKDETEEPDTLAEAVKKTAAEVEDHHGVPIEVVVVGDCPLDEKLGAQIQAAREAMVNAAKYGGDGGAVQVFAEVEGATVFISVRDRGPGFDVDAVPEDRMGVRESIIGRMQRNGGTARLRSAPDGGTEVELEMERAATT from the coding sequence ATGACCCCCGCAGTGCCCCCCACGGCCCCCGAGCCACCCCCGCGCAAGCTCTACCGCAGTGCCGAAGGCCGCCTCCTCGGCGGTGTGGCGCGCGGGCTCGCGGGCCATCTCGGGCTGCCGGTCCTGTGGGTGCGGATCGTCTTCATCGCGCTGTTCATGGCGGAGGGGTTCGGCGCGCTCGTCTACGCGCTCTTCTGGTTCATCGTCCCGCTCGGCGTCGGCGGCGTGGAGACGACCGCCGCGCGCCCGCTCACCACCGTGGGCCCCGACGGCCGCCGCCGGATCCTGGCCCGCAGGCCGGAGCGGGGCCAGATCATCGCGCTGGTCGCCCTCTTCGTCGGCATGGGGATCTTCGTCCAGGGGTTCCACCTGGGCCGCGCCAACACCTACATCTGGCCGCTCCTCCTCATCGGCGCGGGCGTCGCCCTCTTCTGGCGTCAGGCGGACAACGCCCGCCGCGCCCAGTGGGTCGAGCTCAGCCGCAGCAAGCGGGTCCTGCCGCTGGCCCGTGGCGCCACGGGGGTCGTACTGGTGGCCGCGGGGGTGTCCGGGATCGTCGTCCTCCAGGGCTCGGCCAAGCACCTGGGGGCCGTGCTCCAGGCGGCCCTGGCCGTCCTTGTCGGCATCGCGCTGCTGGCGGGCCCGTATGTGGTGCGGATGACGCAGGACCTTTCCGAGGAACGGCTGATGCGCATCCGCGCGCAGGAGCGGGCGGAGGTGGCGGCCCACGTCCATGACTCCGTGCTGCACACCCTCACCCTGATCCAGCGCAACGCGGAGGACCCCCGCGAGGTGGCCCGGCTCGCCCGCGCCCAGGAGCGGGAGCTGCGCGCGTGGCTCTACCGGCCGGAGGGCACGGGCAAGGACGAGACCGAGGAGCCGGACACCCTGGCGGAGGCGGTGAAGAAGACGGCGGCGGAGGTCGAGGACCACCACGGCGTCCCGATCGAGGTGGTGGTGGTCGGCGACTGCCCCCTGGACGAGAAACTGGGCGCACAGATACAGGCGGCGCGCGAGGCGATGGTCAACGCGGCCAAGTACGGTGGCGACGGCGGGGCCGTCCAGGTCTTCGCCGAGGTCGAGGGGGCCACGGTGTTCATCTCCGTGCGCGACCGCGGCCCCGGCTTCGACGTGGACGCGGTGCCGGAGGACCGGATGGGCGTACGCGAATCGATCATCGGCCGGATGCAGCGGAACGGCGGCACGGCGCGGCTGAGATCCGCGCCGGACGGGGGCACGGAAGTGGAGCTGGAGATGGAGAGGGCGGCGACGACATGA
- a CDS encoding LuxR C-terminal-related transcriptional regulator, whose amino-acid sequence MTDATGGTNAVSGSGAQGVPGATPGPAGAGGAGGSGAGDAEAARRVRVVLVDDHRMFRTGVQAEIGETARTGVEVVGEAADVDQAVTVITATRPEVVLLDVHLPGGGGVEVLRRSASMMADQDRPVRFLALSVSDAAEDVIGVIRGGARGYVTKTITGTDLVDAIFRVSEGDAVFSPRLAGFVLDAFASTDAPPVDEDLDRLTQREREVLRLIARGYAYKEIAKQLFISVKTVESHVSAVLRKLQLSNRHELTRWATARRLV is encoded by the coding sequence ATGACCGACGCGACGGGCGGTACGAACGCGGTGAGCGGCTCCGGGGCGCAGGGTGTGCCGGGCGCCACGCCCGGTCCGGCGGGTGCCGGGGGTGCCGGGGGCTCCGGGGCGGGCGATGCCGAGGCGGCGCGGCGGGTGCGCGTGGTGCTCGTGGACGACCACCGCATGTTCCGCACCGGGGTGCAGGCCGAGATCGGGGAGACGGCCCGGACCGGTGTCGAGGTGGTCGGCGAGGCGGCCGACGTCGACCAGGCCGTGACCGTGATCACCGCGACCCGTCCCGAGGTCGTGCTGCTCGACGTCCACCTCCCCGGCGGGGGCGGCGTCGAGGTGCTGCGCCGCAGCGCCTCGATGATGGCCGACCAGGACCGCCCGGTGCGCTTCCTCGCGCTGTCCGTCTCGGACGCCGCCGAGGACGTCATCGGGGTCATCCGCGGCGGCGCCCGCGGCTATGTGACCAAGACCATCACCGGTACCGACCTCGTGGACGCGATCTTCCGGGTCTCCGAGGGCGACGCGGTCTTCTCCCCGCGCCTGGCCGGTTTCGTGCTCGACGCCTTCGCCTCCACCGACGCCCCGCCCGTGGACGAGGACCTGGACCGGCTCACCCAGCGCGAGCGCGAGGTGCTGCGCCTGATCGCGCGCGGCTACGCCTACAAGGAGATCGCCAAGCAGCTGTTCATCTCGGTGAAGACGGTCGAGAGCCATGTCTCGGCGGTGCTCCGCAAGCTCCAGCTCTCCAACCGCCATGAGCTGACCCGCTGGGCGACGGCCCGCCGCCTGGTCTGA
- a CDS encoding C40 family peptidase: MASHRKPKQRSLTSGTARAAALLALTGAASATLLDGTGHAENRLTPAQVKAKVDAYQREAEEATERYNGAREKADKARRTLDALRDQAARRTTRLNTARNALGAFATAQYRSGTIAPALQLALSSSPDQYLQRASLVERAGSRQAALIATIGRQERKLRQVRGEAADRLAALRASRAAAAHHKRTVQEKLAAADRLLDRLTLEQRQRLLAARDGDKTAGSPAPAEGRAARAVSYAYAALGKPYVWGATGPHGYDCSGLTQAAWRAAGVALPRTTYTQIYAGQRVTRDQLAPGDLVFFYSGISHVGLYIGGGRMIHAPHPGAPVRLASVADMPFAGAARPA; the protein is encoded by the coding sequence GTGGCGTCGCACAGGAAGCCCAAGCAGCGCTCGCTCACCAGCGGCACCGCCCGCGCGGCCGCGCTCCTCGCCCTCACCGGCGCCGCGTCCGCCACCCTCCTCGACGGCACCGGGCACGCCGAGAACCGCCTCACGCCCGCCCAGGTGAAGGCGAAGGTCGACGCGTACCAGCGGGAGGCCGAGGAGGCCACCGAGCGGTACAACGGCGCGAGGGAGAAGGCCGACAAGGCCCGCCGGACGCTGGACGCGCTGCGCGACCAGGCCGCCCGCCGCACCACCCGGCTCAACACCGCGCGCAACGCCCTCGGGGCCTTCGCCACCGCCCAGTACCGCTCGGGGACGATCGCCCCGGCCCTCCAGCTCGCCCTGTCCTCCTCCCCGGACCAGTACCTTCAGCGCGCCTCGCTCGTCGAGCGCGCGGGGAGCCGCCAGGCCGCCCTGATCGCCACGATCGGCCGTCAGGAGCGGAAATTACGCCAGGTCCGCGGCGAGGCGGCCGACCGCCTCGCCGCTCTGCGCGCCTCCCGGGCGGCCGCCGCCCACCACAAGCGGACCGTCCAGGAGAAGCTCGCCGCCGCCGATCGCCTCCTCGACCGGCTGACCCTCGAGCAGCGGCAGCGCCTGCTGGCGGCGCGGGACGGCGACAAGACCGCCGGCTCCCCCGCCCCCGCCGAGGGCCGCGCCGCCCGCGCCGTCTCCTACGCGTACGCGGCCCTCGGCAAGCCGTATGTGTGGGGCGCCACCGGCCCCCACGGCTACGACTGCTCGGGGCTCACCCAGGCCGCCTGGCGGGCCGCCGGGGTCGCCCTGCCCCGCACCACGTACACCCAGATCTACGCCGGACAGCGGGTCACCCGCGACCAACTGGCCCCCGGCGACCTGGTCTTCTTCTACTCCGGTATCAGCCATGTCGGCCTCTACATCGGCGGCGGCCGCATGATCCACGCGCCGCACCCCGGGGCCCCGGTCCGGTTGGCCTCCGTGGCGGACATGCCCTTCGCGGGGGCGGCCCGCCCGGCGTAG
- a CDS encoding DoxX family protein, with protein sequence MGGMGGVSGIGGQQQPAGIRATAGRYALLPLRIFLGVTFVYAGIDKLTDSAFLSDSGSGSIGELMRQVRDSSAVPWLVDQALKDPTAFGYAMAYGELAVGLGILVGLLSRLAAFGGALISLSLWLTVSWQSDPYYYGNDLAYLMAWLPLVLAGAPYLSLDVAISRRRRRQGSLLFT encoded by the coding sequence ATGGGCGGGATGGGCGGCGTGAGCGGCATAGGCGGGCAGCAGCAGCCCGCGGGGATCAGGGCCACCGCCGGCCGTTACGCGCTGCTGCCGCTGCGGATCTTCCTCGGCGTCACCTTCGTCTACGCCGGTATCGACAAGCTCACCGACTCGGCCTTCCTGTCCGACTCGGGCTCGGGCTCGATCGGCGAGCTGATGCGCCAGGTGCGGGACAGCTCGGCCGTGCCGTGGCTGGTCGACCAGGCCCTCAAGGACCCCACCGCCTTCGGCTACGCCATGGCCTACGGCGAACTGGCCGTCGGCCTCGGCATCCTGGTGGGCCTCCTCTCCCGCCTGGCCGCCTTCGGCGGCGCGCTGATCTCGCTGAGCCTGTGGCTCACCGTCAGCTGGCAGTCGGACCCGTACTACTACGGCAACGACCTGGCCTATCTGATGGCGTGGCTGCCGCTGGTGCTGGCCGGGGCGCCGTATCTCTCCCTGGACGTCGCCATCTCCCGGCGCCGGCGCCGGCAGGGCTCGCTGCTCTTCACATAG
- a CDS encoding SDR family NAD(P)-dependent oxidoreductase, with translation MPSAAPTRSPAERWDVHRLPRADGKTFLVTGGNAGIGYFVAEQLAGTGATVVLGSRDPGRADAAVASIRSRVPGALVRHIRLDLADLSSLEASAAALGADRLDAVVHNAGVKFDQPPRRETGDGHEAMFGINHLGHFALTHWLAPLLAAAPEGRVITTGSFAATSERLDLDDLESTRDYDPERTYGRSKLAQMLFGFELDRRLRAVGSTVRSVVTHPGGALDSLTPSRPPLHVRTPAERLRGLPAGILVQGKDAAAWPAVRAVLDPTITGGELWVPRHFALRGTPRRQPVRGHLADAEVAAHLWSASRDLTGLEPEFPPA, from the coding sequence ATGCCTTCAGCGGCCCCGACCCGATCCCCGGCCGAGCGGTGGGATGTCCACCGCCTTCCACGGGCCGATGGAAAGACCTTTCTGGTGACCGGAGGCAACGCGGGGATCGGGTACTTCGTCGCCGAACAGCTCGCCGGTACGGGAGCCACCGTCGTCCTCGGCAGCCGCGACCCGGGCAGGGCGGACGCCGCCGTGGCCTCGATCCGCTCCCGGGTCCCCGGCGCCCTGGTGCGTCATATCCGGCTGGACCTGGCCGATCTCTCCTCGCTCGAAGCCTCCGCGGCAGCGCTGGGGGCGGACCGTCTGGACGCGGTCGTCCACAACGCGGGGGTGAAGTTCGACCAGCCGCCGCGCCGCGAGACCGGGGACGGCCATGAGGCGATGTTCGGCATCAACCACCTCGGGCACTTCGCGCTGACCCACTGGCTGGCTCCACTGCTCGCGGCCGCCCCCGAGGGCCGCGTCATCACCACGGGCAGCTTCGCGGCCACATCCGAGCGGCTGGACCTGGACGACCTCGAGAGCACCCGCGACTACGACCCCGAACGCACCTATGGGCGCTCGAAACTGGCCCAGATGCTCTTCGGTTTCGAACTCGACCGGCGGCTGAGGGCGGTCGGCAGCACGGTGCGGAGCGTGGTCACCCACCCCGGCGGCGCACTCGACTCCCTCACCCCGTCCCGCCCGCCCCTGCACGTCCGCACACCCGCCGAACGGCTGCGCGGCCTGCCCGCCGGGATCCTCGTCCAGGGCAAGGACGCGGCCGCCTGGCCCGCCGTACGAGCGGTCCTCGACCCGACCATCACCGGCGGCGAACTATGGGTCCCCCGCCACTTCGCCCTCCGCGGCACTCCCCGCCGCCAACCCGTCCGAGGTCATCTGGCCGACGCGGAAGTCGCGGCCCACCTGTGGTCGGCAAGCCGCGACCTGACGGGGCTCGAGCCGGAGTTCCCCCCGGCGTGA
- a CDS encoding class II aldolase/adducin family protein, which yields MTNQPQTPTPIPTDQLRFTMPPQHTSHHDERRYRKERLAAALRLFGRFGYEEGVAGHITVRDPEFTDCYWVNPFGMPFGHITVSDLLLVNEVGQVVEGRAHVNQAAFVVHSSVHQARPDVVAVAHSRSVHGRALAALGEPLEPITQEVCAFFEDHAVYGGTTGVVVDEDEGRAIAAALGGHKALILRNRGLLTVGDSVDAAAWWFITMERAAQVQLTAKASGKPVPIDYADAMRTREQLGNDLVAWINYQPLYLQITRDEPDLLS from the coding sequence ATGACGAACCAGCCGCAGACCCCCACCCCGATACCGACCGACCAGCTGCGGTTCACCATGCCCCCGCAGCACACCTCCCACCACGACGAGCGCCGCTATCGCAAGGAGCGGCTGGCGGCGGCGCTGCGCCTGTTCGGGCGGTTCGGGTACGAGGAGGGGGTCGCGGGCCACATCACCGTGCGGGACCCGGAGTTCACCGACTGCTACTGGGTGAATCCGTTCGGCATGCCCTTCGGCCACATCACCGTGAGCGATCTGCTCCTCGTCAATGAGGTGGGCCAGGTGGTCGAGGGACGCGCCCACGTCAACCAGGCGGCCTTCGTCGTTCACTCTTCCGTGCATCAGGCGCGGCCGGACGTCGTGGCCGTCGCGCACAGCCGCTCGGTGCACGGCCGGGCGCTGGCCGCGCTCGGCGAGCCGTTGGAGCCGATCACCCAGGAGGTCTGTGCCTTCTTCGAGGACCACGCGGTCTACGGGGGCACCACGGGGGTCGTCGTGGACGAGGACGAGGGGCGCGCGATCGCCGCCGCGCTCGGTGGCCACAAGGCCCTCATCCTGCGCAATCGTGGTCTGCTGACGGTCGGGGACTCGGTCGACGCGGCCGCGTGGTGGTTCATCACGATGGAGCGGGCCGCCCAGGTGCAGCTGACCGCCAAGGCGTCGGGCAAGCCGGTGCCCATCGACTACGCCGACGCGATGCGGACGCGTGAGCAGCTGGGAAACGATCTTGTGGCGTGGATCAACTATCAACCTCTGTATTTGCAGATCACCCGCGATGAGCCGGACCTGCTGAGCTGA
- a CDS encoding helix-turn-helix transcriptional regulator, protein MDRRELAAFLRSRRERITPADVGLPAGTRRRTPGLRREEVAQLAFISTEYYTRLEQARAPRPSREVLTGLARALRLGDTERDHLHHLAGAPPGPPAGPSREVRPSIANLLRRLPNAAAIVLSATYEVIAWNDLAAALMEDFSALSRRDRNFVRRAFLGPHRDGRRLYGVTDVDEFAQTSAQGLRAAAARYPDDPEVTELVAELRSGSEQFARLWDSHDVSAQPTLCKTLHHPLVGPITVNCDVLDITERDQRVIIYTAEPGSPAEEALRLLSVVGTQRMGVPG, encoded by the coding sequence GTGGACAGACGAGAGCTGGCGGCCTTCCTGCGCAGCCGACGTGAGCGGATCACGCCCGCCGATGTGGGGCTGCCCGCCGGGACGCGGCGCCGGACGCCGGGGCTGCGGCGCGAGGAGGTGGCGCAGCTGGCGTTCATCTCGACCGAGTACTACACGCGGCTGGAGCAGGCCCGCGCCCCGCGCCCGTCCCGCGAGGTGCTGACCGGGCTGGCCCGCGCCCTGCGGCTGGGCGACACCGAGCGCGATCATCTGCACCATCTCGCGGGCGCCCCGCCGGGCCCGCCGGCCGGGCCCTCCCGCGAGGTGCGGCCGAGCATCGCGAACCTGCTGCGGCGGCTGCCGAACGCGGCGGCGATCGTGCTCTCCGCGACGTACGAGGTGATCGCCTGGAACGATCTGGCCGCCGCCCTCATGGAGGACTTCTCCGCCCTCTCCCGCCGCGACCGCAACTTCGTCCGCCGCGCCTTCCTCGGGCCGCACCGGGACGGGCGGCGGCTGTACGGGGTGACGGACGTGGACGAGTTCGCCCAGACCTCGGCCCAGGGGCTGCGCGCCGCGGCCGCCCGCTACCCCGACGACCCCGAGGTGACCGAGCTGGTGGCGGAGCTGCGCTCGGGCAGCGAGCAGTTCGCCCGGCTGTGGGACTCCCACGATGTGTCCGCCCAGCCCACCCTGTGCAAGACGCTGCACCATCCGCTCGTCGGGCCCATCACCGTCAACTGCGATGTGCTGGACATCACCGAACGGGACCAGCGGGTGATCATCTACACCGCCGAGCCCGGCTCACCGGCCGAGGAGGCGCTGCGGCTGCTGTCGGTCGTCGGCACGCAGCGGATGGGGGTGCCGGGCTGA